In Candidatus Babeliales bacterium, the following proteins share a genomic window:
- a CDS encoding phosphoribosyltransferase family protein produces the protein MGIIKHLLINNVRHLIAPSFCTYCGIILFEKAWWCAQCAAQVKPVVSKTIEVTKSFQMPVFAAGVYEEPLKSLILGKSWSSRVASVQLGELIWQRTAISVLDFDYIVPVPLHWRRYAWRGYNQAEVIAQTINKISGKPIAQIIKRKTSTPYLSSRKIHERSEIICDAFAPIGDLKKYDGATLLLIDDLLTTGATLHAVARTILYGCKPEALYGAVAARVI, from the coding sequence ATGGGAATAATTAAACATTTACTTATTAATAATGTGCGCCACCTCATTGCACCATCATTTTGTACCTATTGTGGCATTATTCTTTTTGAAAAAGCATGGTGGTGCGCGCAATGTGCAGCTCAAGTAAAGCCCGTTGTTTCAAAAACTATTGAAGTCACTAAATCTTTTCAGATGCCAGTTTTTGCGGCCGGTGTTTATGAAGAGCCACTCAAATCGCTTATTCTTGGAAAAAGTTGGTCTTCCCGCGTTGCCAGTGTTCAATTGGGAGAGTTAATTTGGCAACGCACTGCAATTTCTGTTTTAGATTTTGATTATATTGTTCCAGTGCCTTTGCACTGGCGGCGTTATGCATGGCGCGGATATAATCAAGCAGAGGTGATTGCGCAAACAATAAATAAAATTTCTGGAAAGCCGATTGCGCAGATCATAAAACGAAAAACATCGACTCCTTATTTATCATCCAGAAAAATTCACGAACGCTCCGAAATTATTTGCGATGCGTTTGCTCCAATCGGAGATTTAAAAAAGTATGATGGCGCAACTCTTTTGCTTATTGATGATTTGCTGACAACTGGAGCCACATTACACGCAGTTGCGCGCACTATTTTATACGGGTGTAAACCCGAAGCGCTTTACGGAGCTGTTGCTGCACGCGTTATATGA